One Kangiella geojedonensis DNA segment encodes these proteins:
- a CDS encoding ligand-binding sensor domain-containing diguanylate cyclase yields the protein MKRSEKSNLSLIPHPIIEYIGRSEDLPTNQLHHITIKNKILFISTPNGLIIYYGDTFRLMDRSSGLLTHGLRSTSSASFGGLVSSDKGLDAITPSGEKVFSIDTTEQGYGWCQKALEYKDNEYLLATAKGLVLYKYHHQELIFKNHFLENEVIINLINNDSGDCLIHSVASGLWLLSDGKLRPYLTNVTLDDRNIVRIGKSLFNSWVLLETEILVLDNDFNLLYCVELPEALHYPTTACLYKDDFFLASANKLTRLSLDRDLILSTTDILNNVTINDLKIDDDTNLWIASERKGLIKVSGLADYINIWSHNNSNSVLSLRQHPDNPNICLVGGSEHSYFFDINRKALISTIPELNSNPAWDVQYFQNKIWAATHKGLITISNNDITSLHFKITGPCRCLFFSQKCLLLGAISGLYRVDYASNDIEQYTDSNNLSLGYVYTIYEITADRYLVGTLGRGLWLLTHLSQTQEPYKLERIKLSKDVTNVYGIDINSAGEIAITADNFIFTLDERYHELSVIKSNSSVAAWACLWSDNQKLITAASDGLKIYNVATQEQTFLLDNFPSETFWEFTTSRSILRASQNTLLCGLNDFIAYLDYEAVRSRTKPPTPTVFSLSCSCNHEYSNNKLSLKTGKWDLQIWLSSSWYWAKEPCHYQYRLLGFNEPFKSISSNRIDFNSLPAGKYILEVKVSNNFENRNIVYQLLLINVESHNIITRTFNKLYYFALDFYKNHFRTKEFVNLHGRYVELEAQVEERTSSIQKYAQELERKNKELKELSGLDPLTQIHNRSRFDEVFEKELYRALRNHGVLSLLMLDIDHFKAYNDTYGHLKGDHCIQTVASCISECFNRSTDLVARYGGEEFVVLVMESNPEEILLEAKRVNQAIIDANIPHQSSATSNIVTVSVGATSLQIDSSFASLNVDDIKNAIIESADQALYQSKNNGRNQAAFKPTNLN from the coding sequence TTGAAGCGTTCAGAGAAAAGCAACCTATCCTTAATTCCACACCCGATTATTGAGTATATTGGGCGCTCTGAAGATCTTCCTACTAACCAGTTACACCACATCACCATAAAAAATAAGATCCTTTTTATCTCCACACCGAATGGCTTGATTATTTATTATGGAGATACCTTTCGGCTAATGGATCGCTCCTCAGGGTTGTTAACTCATGGGTTGAGAAGTACTTCCAGCGCCAGTTTCGGTGGCTTAGTTTCCTCTGACAAAGGACTTGATGCTATTACGCCTTCTGGAGAAAAAGTATTTAGCATCGACACCACAGAACAAGGCTATGGTTGGTGTCAAAAGGCATTAGAATATAAAGATAACGAGTATCTACTGGCAACGGCAAAGGGATTAGTTCTTTATAAATATCATCATCAAGAATTAATCTTTAAGAATCACTTCCTCGAAAACGAAGTAATCATTAATCTTATAAACAACGACTCAGGCGACTGCCTGATTCATAGCGTAGCCTCTGGATTATGGCTACTTTCAGATGGCAAACTAAGACCTTACTTAACAAACGTTACCCTAGATGATAGAAATATAGTCAGAATTGGTAAAAGCTTATTTAACTCCTGGGTTCTGCTTGAAACAGAAATTTTAGTTCTCGATAACGACTTTAACTTGTTATATTGCGTCGAATTACCAGAAGCTCTGCATTACCCTACTACTGCCTGCTTGTACAAAGATGACTTCTTTTTGGCATCAGCAAACAAGCTCACTCGACTATCGCTGGATAGAGATTTAATTCTATCGACCACCGACATCCTCAATAACGTTACTATCAATGACTTAAAGATAGATGACGATACAAACCTCTGGATTGCCAGTGAAAGAAAGGGCCTGATCAAGGTAAGCGGTTTAGCTGATTATATTAATATATGGTCACACAACAACTCGAATTCAGTGTTGTCCTTGAGGCAACATCCAGATAATCCCAACATTTGCCTTGTAGGTGGTTCTGAGCATAGTTACTTTTTTGACATTAATCGTAAAGCCCTCATCTCAACCATTCCTGAGCTGAATTCAAATCCAGCTTGGGATGTTCAGTATTTTCAAAATAAAATATGGGCAGCGACCCACAAGGGCTTAATAACCATCTCAAATAACGACATAACAAGCCTACACTTTAAAATTACAGGGCCATGTCGTTGCCTGTTTTTTTCACAGAAATGCCTGTTACTTGGAGCGATATCAGGGCTTTACCGTGTTGATTATGCTTCAAATGATATCGAGCAGTATACTGACAGCAACAACTTATCCCTAGGGTATGTTTATACCATTTATGAAATAACAGCCGATCGCTATTTAGTGGGCACATTGGGAAGAGGTTTATGGCTATTAACCCATCTAAGTCAGACCCAAGAGCCATACAAACTTGAAAGAATAAAGTTAAGTAAAGACGTCACTAACGTCTATGGTATCGATATAAACAGCGCTGGCGAAATCGCTATCACAGCAGATAACTTTATCTTTACTCTGGATGAAAGGTACCACGAACTTTCAGTGATAAAGAGTAACAGCTCAGTAGCCGCTTGGGCCTGCCTATGGTCAGATAACCAGAAGTTGATTACCGCTGCTAGTGATGGCCTCAAAATATACAATGTGGCAACACAAGAACAAACGTTTCTATTAGACAACTTCCCGTCAGAAACATTCTGGGAGTTCACAACAAGCCGAAGCATATTAAGAGCATCACAAAATACTCTGCTTTGTGGGTTAAACGATTTTATTGCTTACCTTGATTACGAAGCAGTCAGGAGTCGCACGAAACCTCCAACTCCAACCGTATTTTCATTGTCATGCTCTTGTAACCATGAATACAGTAACAATAAACTCAGCTTAAAAACCGGCAAATGGGATTTACAAATATGGCTGTCCAGTAGTTGGTATTGGGCCAAAGAACCATGCCATTACCAATACCGACTATTAGGTTTCAATGAGCCGTTTAAAAGCATCAGTAGCAACCGCATTGACTTCAACTCACTGCCAGCTGGCAAGTATATCTTAGAGGTTAAGGTTTCAAACAACTTTGAAAATCGGAATATTGTTTACCAATTACTTTTAATCAATGTTGAAAGTCACAACATTATCACCCGAACCTTTAATAAACTTTACTACTTTGCGCTCGACTTTTACAAAAACCACTTCCGCACCAAAGAGTTTGTTAATTTACATGGCCGTTACGTTGAGCTCGAAGCCCAAGTTGAAGAAAGGACCAGCAGTATTCAGAAATATGCGCAGGAGCTTGAGCGCAAAAACAAGGAGTTAAAAGAACTATCAGGCCTTGATCCTCTAACACAAATTCATAACAGAAGCCGTTTCGATGAAGTATTCGAAAAAGAGCTGTATAGAGCTCTTCGGAATCACGGAGTTTTATCTTTGTTAATGCTTGATATTGATCACTTCAAAGCTTACAACGATACTTATGGACATTTAAAGGGAGACCACTGTATTCAAACGGTCGCAAGCTGCATCAGTGAGTGCTTTAATCGCTCAACCGATTTAGTAGCCCGTTATGGCGGTGAAGAGTTTGTAGTGCTTGTAATGGAAAGTAATCCGGAAGAAATCTTGCTGGAAGCTAAGCGCGTTAACCAAGCGATCATTGATGCAAACATCCCACATCAAAGTTCTGCGACCAGCAATATAGTTACTGTCAGCGTCGGTGCAACGAGCCTTCAGATTGATAGTAGTTTTGCTTCGTTAAACGTTGATGATATCAAAAACGCTATCATAGAAAGTGCAGATCAAGCGCTCTACCAATCGAAAAACAATGGTCGAAACCAGGCAGCATTTAAACCCACAAACCTAAATTAA
- a CDS encoding CPXCG motif-containing cysteine-rich protein, translated as MNQLVEKDIACPYCGELITVLIDNSVPHQEYIEDCQVCCRPIEFEVWANEGDISIQVSADH; from the coding sequence ATAAATCAACTCGTTGAAAAAGACATTGCATGTCCGTACTGCGGTGAGCTTATTACAGTTTTAATTGATAACTCAGTGCCGCATCAAGAATATATTGAGGACTGTCAGGTTTGCTGTCGGCCAATTGAATTTGAAGTTTGGGCTAATGAAGGGGATATTAGTATTCAAGTCAGTGCTGATCATTAA
- a CDS encoding nuclear transport factor 2 family protein → MKSILLLIGLLISPLSQANESETQVVKSFVEAYNQQDLEAMLDLTTSDVSWMSVESKELTIITGSKEQLNKAMQGFFASGSHGRSEILSIQGSGNFVHTVEKAIWLSEGKEKNQCSFAIYELKEHKILNVWYYPAHQCTA, encoded by the coding sequence ATGAAAAGTATTTTATTATTAATTGGTTTGCTTATTTCCCCATTAAGCCAAGCTAACGAGTCTGAAACCCAAGTCGTTAAGAGTTTTGTAGAGGCTTATAATCAGCAGGATTTAGAGGCGATGTTAGATCTTACGACTTCTGATGTAAGTTGGATGAGTGTGGAGTCAAAGGAGCTTACTATCATCACTGGCAGCAAAGAGCAGTTAAACAAGGCAATGCAGGGCTTCTTCGCTAGTGGCAGCCATGGGCGATCTGAAATACTCAGCATTCAAGGCAGTGGCAACTTTGTACATACTGTTGAAAAAGCCATTTGGTTATCAGAGGGTAAAGAAAAAAACCAATGCAGCTTTGCAATCTATGAGTTAAAGGAACATAAAATACTCAATGTTTGGTACTATCCTGCACACCAGTGTACAGCGTAA
- a CDS encoding lactoylglutathione lyase family protein — MNSVYPRTFSHIGISVPDLAAAVKFYTEVLGWYQIMEPTKITEDNSAIGEMCTDVFGPGWGSFNIAHLSTGDRVGVELFEFNNQENPEDNFEYWKTGIFHFCVQDPNVEELAEKIVAAGGKKRMEKPRYYYPGEKPYRMIYMEDPFGNILEIYSHSYELIYSEGAY; from the coding sequence ATGAACTCTGTATACCCTAGAACATTTTCTCACATCGGTATCTCTGTACCTGATTTAGCGGCCGCCGTAAAATTTTATACTGAAGTATTGGGCTGGTATCAAATCATGGAACCGACCAAGATTACCGAAGATAACAGTGCCATTGGTGAAATGTGCACTGACGTATTTGGTCCAGGCTGGGGAAGTTTCAACATTGCTCACCTCTCGACTGGCGATCGAGTTGGCGTTGAGTTATTTGAATTCAACAACCAAGAAAATCCCGAGGATAACTTTGAGTACTGGAAAACTGGGATATTCCACTTCTGTGTGCAAGACCCCAACGTTGAAGAACTCGCAGAAAAAATTGTGGCAGCTGGCGGCAAAAAACGCATGGAAAAACCAAGGTACTATTACCCAGGAGAAAAGCCATACCGCATGATTTATATGGAAGATCCGTTCGGTAACATCTTAGAAATCTACAGTCACAGCTATGAACTAATATACAGCGAAGGCGCTTATTAA
- a CDS encoding LysR family transcriptional regulator translates to MINMVWLKTFCVLADKKHFTQTAEHLHMTQSGVSQHVKKLEEALNSELLLREGKGFTLTESGQLLLAEAEELLEKLDGIELKIKSDPEFAGEVRLMSPGSVGTLLYPELLCLQQSHPELVFDYRFAPNDDIQQALIEDKIDIGLATIPIDTEWVISKQVASEPLLLVTPSTVQHVDWESLQALGFINHPDGEHHARQLLSKNFPEFEHISQLKQSGRINQIHLILEPVSKGLGFTVLPQHAVKAFQSQDLITAYELSTPVSEALYLCQRRNKVLPNRVKNIISEINTLLSA, encoded by the coding sequence ATGATTAATATGGTTTGGCTTAAGACATTTTGTGTTTTAGCCGATAAAAAACATTTCACGCAAACGGCTGAGCATTTGCACATGACGCAGTCTGGTGTCAGCCAGCATGTGAAAAAACTTGAGGAAGCTCTTAATTCAGAGTTGTTACTCCGTGAGGGCAAAGGTTTCACTTTGACAGAAAGCGGACAGTTATTGTTGGCTGAGGCTGAAGAATTGCTTGAAAAGCTTGATGGGATAGAACTGAAGATTAAGTCTGATCCGGAGTTCGCAGGTGAAGTGCGGTTAATGTCGCCGGGTAGTGTCGGGACTTTGCTTTACCCTGAGCTACTGTGTTTGCAGCAAAGCCACCCTGAGTTGGTATTTGATTACCGGTTTGCGCCGAACGATGACATTCAGCAGGCCTTAATTGAGGATAAGATTGATATTGGTTTGGCAACAATACCCATAGACACTGAGTGGGTTATTTCCAAGCAGGTTGCAAGCGAACCGCTATTGTTAGTCACTCCCAGTACGGTTCAACACGTTGATTGGGAAAGCTTGCAAGCTTTGGGGTTTATCAATCACCCGGATGGTGAGCACCACGCTCGTCAGCTTTTGAGTAAAAACTTTCCTGAGTTTGAACATATCAGCCAGCTTAAGCAGTCAGGTCGTATTAACCAAATTCATTTAATTCTTGAGCCTGTGAGCAAAGGACTTGGCTTTACAGTACTACCCCAACATGCCGTTAAAGCATTTCAATCTCAAGACTTGATAACAGCATATGAGTTAAGCACCCCTGTGAGCGAGGCGTTATACCTCTGTCAGAGACGTAATAAGGTGCTTCCTAATCGAGTTAAGAATATTATCAGTGAAATTAATACGTTGTTGTCTGCCTAG
- a CDS encoding GFA family protein: MSTINLNTQCLCKKVSINVAEAKPHIDSCHCAICRKWAGGPLLAIDCGTNVNFEGEDHIKVYNSSEWAERGFCNQCGTHLFYRLKEANQYIMPAGLFDSLDHLDSAEFTTQIFIDEKPAYYDFANQTKMMTGEEVFAAYSQE; the protein is encoded by the coding sequence ATGTCTACCATCAACCTCAACACCCAATGCTTGTGCAAGAAAGTTAGCATTAACGTCGCAGAAGCAAAACCTCACATCGACTCCTGTCATTGTGCCATATGTCGCAAGTGGGCGGGGGGCCCGCTACTCGCAATCGACTGTGGAACCAATGTCAACTTTGAAGGAGAAGACCACATTAAAGTCTACAACTCATCTGAATGGGCTGAGCGAGGCTTTTGCAATCAGTGCGGTACTCACCTCTTCTACCGACTCAAAGAAGCCAATCAATACATCATGCCAGCAGGGCTTTTCGATAGTCTTGATCATTTAGACAGCGCTGAATTCACCACCCAAATCTTTATCGATGAAAAGCCAGCCTATTACGACTTCGCCAACCAAACCAAAATGATGACCGGCGAAGAAGTGTTTGCGGCTTATAGCCAAGAGTAA
- the thrS gene encoding threonine--tRNA ligase, whose product MPVITLPDGSQREFDKAVSVHDVANDIGPGLAKAALAGKVDGKLVDTSYVMDSDAQLAIITERDEDGLEIIRHSTAHLLAQAVQRLFDNVQVTIGPVIDHGFYYDFATETPFTEDDLRAIEKEMEKIAKENLQVERTEMERDEAVAFFRNMGEEYKAEIIESIPSNEALSLYRQGDFIDLCRGPHVPSTSKLKAFKLMKVAGAYWRGDSNNEMLQRIYGTAWTNKKELKAYLRRLEEAEKRDHRKIGKALDLFHLQEEAPGMIFWHDKGWSIYKTLEQYIRDRLKEHDYQEVKTPQIVDRSLWEKSGHWDKFGDDMFTLESDQRDYAIKPMNCPCHVQIYNSGLKSYRDLPLRMAEFGSCHRNEPSGALHGIMRLRNFVQDDAHIFCTENQIQEEVSKFIEMLYDVYRDFGFTDVIVKLSTRPEQRVGSDEVWDKAEAALADALKANNIEFEYQPGEGAFYGPKLEFTLKDCLERHWQCGTIQVDFSMPGRLGAEFVAESGEREVPVMLHRAILGSLERFIGILIEEYAGKFPAWLAPTQAVIMNITDKQADFCQKTVDSLKNKGFRVNSDLRNEKIGFKIREQTLARVPFLLVVGDREVENGQVAVRTREGEDLGSMSIDAFAELLEAEVAKRARKTEAQAE is encoded by the coding sequence ATGCCTGTAATTACCTTACCTGATGGAAGTCAACGCGAGTTTGATAAAGCCGTTTCTGTACACGACGTAGCGAACGATATTGGCCCTGGTTTAGCAAAAGCTGCTTTAGCTGGAAAGGTTGACGGTAAGCTCGTTGATACGAGCTATGTCATGGACTCTGATGCTCAGCTAGCGATCATTACTGAGCGTGATGAAGATGGCTTAGAGATTATCCGTCACTCAACAGCGCACTTATTAGCGCAAGCGGTTCAGCGTTTATTTGACAATGTCCAAGTGACTATCGGTCCAGTGATTGATCATGGTTTCTATTATGATTTCGCGACTGAGACGCCGTTTACTGAAGACGATTTGCGTGCCATCGAAAAAGAAATGGAGAAAATCGCTAAAGAGAATCTTCAAGTCGAGCGCACTGAGATGGAGCGTGACGAAGCGGTTGCTTTCTTCCGTAACATGGGTGAAGAGTACAAAGCAGAAATTATTGAGTCGATTCCAAGCAATGAAGCGTTATCCTTATATCGCCAAGGCGACTTTATCGATTTATGCCGTGGACCACACGTCCCTAGCACCTCAAAGTTGAAAGCGTTTAAGCTGATGAAGGTTGCTGGTGCATATTGGCGTGGTGACTCGAACAACGAAATGTTGCAGCGTATTTACGGCACGGCGTGGACTAACAAGAAAGAACTCAAGGCTTATTTAAGACGCCTTGAAGAAGCTGAAAAGCGTGATCACCGCAAAATTGGTAAGGCTTTAGACCTGTTCCACTTACAGGAAGAAGCGCCGGGCATGATTTTTTGGCACGATAAAGGCTGGTCAATCTACAAAACGCTTGAGCAGTACATTCGTGACCGTTTAAAAGAACATGATTATCAAGAAGTAAAGACACCACAGATTGTGGATCGTAGCTTGTGGGAAAAGTCAGGTCACTGGGATAAGTTTGGCGACGATATGTTTACGCTTGAATCGGATCAGCGAGATTATGCGATTAAGCCGATGAACTGCCCGTGCCACGTACAGATTTATAATTCAGGTTTGAAGAGTTACCGTGACTTGCCATTGCGCATGGCTGAGTTTGGCTCGTGTCACCGTAATGAGCCATCAGGCGCTTTACACGGCATTATGCGTTTGCGTAACTTCGTACAGGATGACGCACATATATTCTGTACTGAAAATCAAATTCAAGAAGAAGTCTCGAAGTTTATCGAGATGTTGTATGACGTGTATCGTGATTTCGGCTTTACCGACGTCATTGTGAAGTTGTCGACTCGCCCAGAACAGCGTGTCGGTTCCGATGAAGTGTGGGATAAGGCAGAAGCTGCTTTGGCTGATGCTTTGAAAGCGAACAATATTGAATTCGAATACCAGCCAGGCGAAGGCGCCTTCTATGGTCCGAAACTTGAGTTCACTTTGAAAGACTGCTTAGAGCGTCACTGGCAGTGTGGTACTATCCAAGTTGACTTCTCGATGCCGGGTCGTTTAGGCGCGGAATTTGTCGCTGAAAGCGGTGAAAGAGAAGTTCCAGTGATGCTTCACCGAGCAATTTTGGGATCTTTAGAGCGTTTTATCGGTATTTTAATCGAAGAATACGCTGGAAAATTTCCTGCTTGGTTGGCCCCAACACAGGCCGTCATCATGAATATTACCGACAAACAGGCCGATTTTTGCCAAAAAACAGTCGATTCCTTGAAAAATAAGGGATTTAGGGTAAATTCGGACTTGAGAAATGAGAAGATCGGCTTTAAAATTCGCGAGCAGACATTAGCACGTGTTCCGTTCTTACTTGTAGTCGGAGATCGTGAAGTTGAAAATGGTCAGGTTGCCGTCAGAACCCGAGAAGGTGAAGACCTAGGTAGCATGAGCATAGACGCCTTTGCTGAGTTGCTCGAAGCGGAAGTCGCTAAGCGAGCAAGAAAAACTGAAGCTCAGGCCGAATAA
- the infC gene encoding translation initiation factor IF-3 — translation MKKGQKRDDRQRINENIRAKEVRLIQADGENVGVVDTKDALAQAQAATLDLVEVSPDANPPVCKIMDFGKYLFEQKKAKAAAKKKQKVTQVKEIKFRPGTDIGDYKVKLRNLIRFLEDGDKTKITVRFRGREMAHQELGMELLKRVEKDLEEYGSVEQRPSMEGRQMTMVIAPNKKK, via the coding sequence ATTAAAAAAGGTCAAAAGCGTGACGATAGACAACGCATAAATGAAAATATTCGAGCGAAAGAAGTTCGCTTAATTCAAGCCGACGGCGAGAATGTTGGTGTGGTAGATACCAAGGACGCTCTAGCGCAGGCTCAAGCCGCGACGCTAGACTTAGTCGAAGTATCTCCTGATGCGAATCCTCCAGTCTGTAAAATTATGGACTTTGGTAAATACTTGTTTGAGCAGAAGAAAGCGAAAGCTGCTGCTAAAAAGAAACAGAAAGTTACCCAAGTTAAAGAAATCAAGTTTCGCCCAGGGACGGATATAGGGGACTATAAGGTAAAACTACGCAACCTTATACGTTTCTTGGAAGATGGGGACAAGACGAAGATCACTGTCCGCTTCCGTGGTCGTGAGATGGCGCACCAAGAACTCGGAATGGAGTTATTGAAGCGTGTCGAAAAAGACCTGGAAGAATACGGTTCAGTTGAGCAACGTCCATCAATGGAAGGTCGTCAAATGACGATGGTGATTGCCCCCAACAAAAAGAAGTAA
- the rpmI gene encoding 50S ribosomal protein L35 yields the protein MPKMKTDRGASKRFKKTASGRYKHKQSHLRHILTKKSTKRKRHLRHGKLVDAADTKQIDRMLPNG from the coding sequence ATGCCAAAGATGAAAACTGACCGCGGTGCTTCGAAGCGTTTCAAAAAAACTGCTTCGGGTCGTTATAAGCACAAACAATCACACTTGCGTCACATTTTGACCAAGAAATCCACTAAGCGTAAGCGTCATTTGCGCCACGGCAAGCTAGTTGATGCCGCGGATACAAAGCAAATCGATCGTATGCTTCCTAACGGATAA
- the rplT gene encoding 50S ribosomal protein L20, giving the protein MARVKRGVTAHARHKKVLKQAKGYYGARSRVYRVAKQAVIKAGQYAYRDRRQRKRQFRSLWIARINAEARTHGLSYSRFINGLKKSNIEVDRKMLAELAVFDKVAFAAFAEQAKSALDA; this is encoded by the coding sequence ATGGCAAGAGTAAAACGCGGCGTGACAGCTCACGCACGTCACAAAAAAGTTTTAAAGCAGGCTAAAGGTTATTACGGTGCACGTAGTCGTGTCTATCGTGTAGCTAAACAAGCTGTAATTAAAGCGGGTCAATATGCATATCGTGACCGTCGCCAACGCAAACGTCAGTTCCGTTCATTGTGGATTGCACGTATCAACGCGGAAGCACGTACACACGGTTTGTCTTATAGCCGTTTTATCAATGGTTTGAAGAAATCAAACATTGAAGTTGATCGTAAGATGCTAGCAGAATTGGCAGTTTTTGATAAAGTAGCTTTTGCTGCTTTTGCAGAGCAAGCTAAATCTGCCCTAGACGCTTAA
- the pheS gene encoding phenylalanine--tRNA ligase subunit alpha, which yields MADLQEIIQQAEQEISAVESLPELEQVKARFVGKKGLITAQMKQMATLPPEEKPKFGAKVNEAKKEVFGIIEAKQNAIKTAEINAKLASETIDVTLSGRNSEAGGVHPVNRTLRRIESYFGQMGFSVAEGPEVEDDFHNFTALNIPEHHPARAMHDTFYFDAGRLLRTHTSPVQVRVMENAEPPYRIIAPGRVYRCDSDLTHTPMFHQVEGLLIDESTTFVDLKGVLYEFVTHFFEKDLGVRFRPSYFPFTEPSAEVDIECVMCSGKGCRVCSHTGWLEILGCGMVHPKVLESVGVDSEKYTGFAFGMGVERLTMLRYGVNDLRLFFENDLNFLKQFN from the coding sequence ATGGCTGATTTACAAGAAATTATCCAACAGGCTGAACAAGAAATCAGTGCTGTTGAGTCATTACCTGAATTAGAGCAAGTTAAGGCTCGTTTTGTGGGTAAGAAAGGATTAATCACTGCGCAAATGAAGCAGATGGCAACCTTACCACCCGAAGAAAAGCCAAAATTTGGCGCTAAGGTGAACGAAGCAAAGAAAGAAGTGTTTGGCATCATTGAAGCTAAACAGAACGCCATCAAAACAGCCGAAATTAACGCTAAACTAGCCAGTGAAACGATTGATGTCACTTTGAGTGGTCGTAACTCAGAGGCGGGTGGTGTTCATCCTGTAAACCGCACCTTGAGACGTATTGAGTCTTATTTTGGTCAAATGGGTTTTTCTGTAGCAGAAGGGCCTGAAGTGGAAGATGACTTCCATAACTTCACCGCGCTAAACATTCCTGAGCATCATCCCGCTCGTGCCATGCACGATACATTCTATTTTGATGCGGGCCGCTTATTAAGAACGCACACATCGCCTGTACAGGTGCGTGTGATGGAAAATGCTGAGCCGCCGTACCGTATTATTGCCCCAGGCCGTGTTTATCGTTGTGATTCAGACTTAACGCATACCCCGATGTTCCATCAGGTCGAAGGCCTTTTGATTGATGAGAGTACGACTTTTGTTGATCTCAAAGGCGTTCTTTATGAGTTTGTGACGCACTTTTTCGAGAAGGACCTGGGCGTACGCTTCCGTCCGTCTTACTTCCCGTTCACCGAGCCTTCAGCGGAAGTGGATATTGAGTGTGTCATGTGTAGCGGTAAGGGCTGTCGTGTCTGTAGCCATACTGGTTGGTTAGAAATCCTAGGCTGCGGTATGGTTCACCCGAAAGTGCTTGAGTCGGTTGGCGTTGATAGCGAAAAGTATACTGGTTTTGCTTTTGGTATGGGCGTTGAGCGTTTAACGATGTTGCGCTATGGCGTAAATGACCTGAGGTTGTTCTTTGAGAATGATCTTAACTTCCTTAAGCAATTCAATTAG